A region from the Lycium barbarum isolate Lr01 chromosome 8, ASM1917538v2, whole genome shotgun sequence genome encodes:
- the LOC132606950 gene encoding protein MAIN-LIKE 2-like, whose protein sequence is MRKNSMLQKSGVKSVGNFSTRFSLPSFVKRVMKLTDSQKDAISRTGFGNLLLIPTQMLSKNLLDELLQRWNYEKRAFVFPPGEITISLLDVALILGLRGTGNPVILREDTPFLDLEREYGVGLWNRKITVASLEKRLNSLGDSNNEDFVRSFLLYMFGTFLFPNTNGKIDSRYVYLLRDIDQVNNFAWGAAVLADVFHWLYKRKKEKVQYIGGCLIFLQIWCFEHIDIAGPRLMNCRFKFPRVCNWQSTKSHHRGWFTTKFKELETNQIIWSLELTSEESNTDIIKELIETEKRLTWSDMNPRSSVDTSSHIDHTVKYGFQSMVHLTVDLETESESESNRVAYGMQNLSSDEFSLRETVSRSSVCRHYLGTEKELRGRPETSRADVAIVISSDDDWEDDLKKKSLTLEEQIVQLNNKIGELTRENKILKTQLSSSLKFEEQNKKLNDEVENLRQKNQELNLSTNCLVSRLGKIVFDGTTNTLEDESIENNL, encoded by the exons ATGAGAAAAAATTCCATGCTTCAAAAATCAGGGGTAAAATCG GTTGGGAACTTCAGTACTAGATTTTCCTTGCCATCCTTTGTAAAGCGTGTTATGAAGTTGACTGATAGTCAAAAGGATGCCATAAGTAGGACTGGATTTGGAAATTTGCTCCTCATCCCAACTCAAATGCTTTCCAAAAACCTACTAGATGAATTGCTGCAAAGGTGGAATTACGAGAAGCGTGCTTTTGTATTTCCTCCAGGTGAAATAACCATATCTCTCCTGGATGTCGCCTTGATTTTGGGATTGCGAGGGACAGGCAATCCTGTGATTTTACGAGAAGATACACCTTTCTTGGATTTAGAAAGAGAATATGGTGTTGGCCTGTGGAATAGAAAAATCACAGTTGCATCACTAGAAAAAAGACTTAATTCCCTTGGTGACTCCAACAATGAGGATTTTGTGAGGTCTTTCTTGTTATACATGTTTGGAACTTTTCTTTTTCCAAATACGAATGGCAAAATTGATTCTCGCTACGTATATCTTCTCCGAGACATTGATCAAGTGAACAATTTTGCTTGGGGAGCAGCTGTTCTTGCAGATGTATTTCACTGGTTGTACAAGAGAAAGAAGGAAAAAGTACAATATATTGGAGGTTGTCTTATTTTTCTTCAA ATATGGTGCTTTGAACACATCGACATTGCTGGTCCACGTTTAATGAATTGTCGCTTTAAGTTCCCCCGTGTCTGCAATTGGCAAAGTACGAAATCTCATCATAGAGGATGGTTCACTACCAAATTCAAAGAACTAGAGACTAATCAG ATTATTTGGAGCCTTGAACTGACTTCTGAGGAGTCCAATACTGACATAATCAAAGAGTTGATAGAGACAGAAAAGAGATTAACATGGTCTGACATGAACCCTCGATCTTCAGTTGATACGTCGTCTCATATT GACCATACTGTGAAATATGGATTTCAATCAATGGTTCATTTGACGGTTGACCTGGAAACTGAATCAGAGAGTGAAAGTAACAGAGTGGCATATGGAATGCAAAATCTTTCTTCTGATGAATTTAGTTTGCGTGAAACTGTATCAAGATCGTCTGTGTGCCGCCACTATTTGGGGACAGAAAAAGAACTTAGAGGGCGTCCAGAGACTTCAAGAGCAGATGTCGCTATAGTCATCAGCAGTGAT GACGATTGGGAGGATGATCTGAAGAAGAAAAGCCTGACTCTGGAAGAGCAGATAGTTCAACTCAACAACAAAATTGGTGAACTGACGAGAGAGAATAAAATTCTTAAAACCCAACTCTCTTCAAGTCTAAAGTTTGAAGAGCAGAACAAGAAACTAAATGACGAAGTTGAAAATCTGCgacaaaaaaatcaagaattaAACCTATCAACCAACTGTCTCGTGAGTCGTTTGGGAAAAATTGTCTTTGATGGGACCACAAACACATTAGAGGATGAGAGCATAGAGAACAACCTTTGA